In Thauera aromatica K172, one DNA window encodes the following:
- a CDS encoding acetoacetate--CoA ligase: MTDQALWTPSAERVANATVTAFRLAAEQRWGVSLPDYDALYAWSVAQPGQFWVSVWDGEGGSGGVIGARGERVLVDADRMPGAQWFPDARLNFAQNLLRARDDQDAIVFWGEDRVHNRLTRAELYRAVAHFAAALRAQGVVAGDRVAAYMPNLPETVIAMLAAASIGAVFTSASPDFGVQGVLDRFGQTAPKVLLACDGYYYNGKTVDVLGKLGEIVGGLPSVERVVVVPYVHHDHDLSHVPHARMYADFIAPFRLVDDLEFAALPFDHPLYIMYSSGTTGVPKCIVHGAGGTLLQHLKEHRLHADVQPGDRVFYFTTCGWMMWNWLVSALAAEATVLLYDGSPFAAANRILFDYADSERMTHFGTSAKFLDAAAKFGLKPRESHRLDTVRVLLSTGSPLVAEGFDYVYREIKADLQLSSISGGTDIVSCFVLGSPVRPVWRGEIQCRGLGMAVEVWDEDGRPLRGEKGELVCTRPFPAMPVGFWNDPDGSKYRAAYFERFPGVWCHGDFCELTAHGGVVIYGRSDATLNPGGVRIGTAEIYRQVEQLAEVVESLVIGQDWPPQNPSDVRVVLFVKLREGLVLDEALVERIRRTIREHTTPRHVPAKVLQVADIPRTKSGKIVELAVRNVVHGRPVKNQEALANPEALVHFRDRAELHS, from the coding sequence ATGACTGATCAAGCTCTCTGGACCCCCTCTGCCGAGCGCGTGGCGAACGCCACCGTCACCGCCTTCCGCCTCGCGGCCGAGCAGCGCTGGGGCGTGTCCCTGCCTGACTACGATGCGCTGTACGCGTGGTCGGTGGCGCAGCCCGGGCAGTTCTGGGTCAGCGTGTGGGACGGCGAGGGCGGCAGCGGCGGCGTCATCGGTGCGCGCGGCGAGCGCGTGCTGGTCGACGCCGATCGCATGCCCGGGGCGCAGTGGTTCCCCGACGCGCGGCTGAACTTCGCGCAGAACCTGCTGCGCGCGCGCGACGACCAGGATGCGATCGTGTTCTGGGGCGAGGACCGGGTGCACAACCGCCTCACCCGCGCCGAACTGTACCGGGCGGTCGCCCACTTCGCCGCCGCCCTGCGCGCCCAGGGCGTGGTCGCCGGTGACCGGGTCGCGGCCTACATGCCGAACCTGCCCGAGACGGTGATCGCGATGCTCGCGGCGGCGAGCATCGGCGCGGTGTTCACTTCGGCTTCGCCCGACTTCGGCGTGCAGGGCGTGCTCGACCGCTTCGGCCAGACCGCGCCCAAGGTGCTGCTCGCCTGCGACGGCTACTACTACAACGGCAAGACCGTCGATGTGCTCGGCAAGCTGGGCGAGATCGTCGGCGGGCTGCCCTCGGTCGAGCGCGTCGTCGTCGTCCCTTACGTGCACCACGACCACGATCTGTCGCACGTGCCGCACGCACGCATGTACGCGGATTTCATCGCCCCGTTCCGCCTCGTCGACGACCTCGAGTTCGCCGCGCTGCCCTTCGACCACCCGCTCTACATCATGTACTCCTCGGGCACCACCGGCGTGCCCAAGTGCATCGTGCACGGCGCCGGCGGCACCTTGCTGCAGCACCTCAAGGAGCACCGCCTCCATGCCGACGTCCAGCCCGGCGACCGCGTCTTCTACTTCACCACCTGCGGCTGGATGATGTGGAACTGGCTGGTGTCCGCGCTCGCCGCCGAAGCCACCGTGCTGCTCTACGACGGCTCGCCCTTCGCCGCCGCCAACCGGATCCTGTTCGACTACGCCGATTCGGAGCGCATGACCCATTTCGGCACCTCGGCGAAGTTCCTCGACGCCGCGGCGAAATTTGGCCTGAAACCCCGGGAAAGCCACCGCCTCGACACCGTGCGCGTGTTGCTGAGCACCGGCAGCCCGCTGGTCGCCGAAGGCTTCGACTACGTCTATCGCGAGATCAAGGCCGACCTGCAGCTGTCGTCGATCTCGGGCGGCACCGACATCGTCTCCTGCTTCGTCCTCGGCTCCCCGGTGCGGCCGGTGTGGCGCGGCGAGATCCAGTGCCGCGGCCTGGGGATGGCGGTCGAGGTGTGGGACGAGGACGGCCGCCCGCTGCGTGGCGAGAAGGGCGAGCTGGTGTGCACGCGGCCGTTCCCGGCGATGCCGGTCGGCTTCTGGAACGACCCCGACGGCAGCAAGTACCGCGCCGCCTACTTCGAGCGCTTTCCCGGGGTGTGGTGCCATGGGGACTTCTGCGAGCTCACTGCGCACGGCGGCGTGGTGATCTACGGGCGCTCGGACGCGACCCTCAACCCGGGCGGGGTGCGGATCGGCACTGCCGAGATCTACCGCCAGGTCGAGCAGCTTGCCGAAGTGGTCGAATCCCTGGTGATCGGCCAGGACTGGCCGCCGCAGAACCCCAGCGACGTGCGCGTGGTGCTGTTCGTCAAGCTGCGCGAAGGCCTGGTGCTCGACGAAGCGCTCGTCGAGCGCATCCGGCGCACCATCCGCGAGCACACCACGCCGCGCCACGTGCCGGCGAAAGTGCTGCAGGTGGCGGACATTCCGCGCACCAAGAGCGGCAAGATCGTCGAACTGGCGGTGCGCAACGTGGTGCACGGCCGTCCGGTGAAGAACCAGGAAGCGCTCGCCAACCCCGAGGCGCTGGTGCACTTCCGCGACCGTGCCGAGCTGCACTCCTGA
- a CDS encoding cytochrome P450/oxidoreductase has protein sequence MTIENSTQAQPTRGGCPVRHSEGACPASALAAAFDPFEGPYQVDPAEALRWSRDQLPVFYSPKLGYWIVSRYDDIKSVFRDNVLYSPRNALEKITPATPEAMKVLASYGYAMNRTLVNEDEPAHMERRRVLLDHFLPENLEAKQEMVRRLTREKIDGFIDRGRVDLVEEMLYEVPLTIALHFLGVPEDEIERMRSFAVAHAVNTWGRPTPEQQVEVAHAVGRFWQYAGEVIEKMRADPDGEGWMHYTIRKNAEIPEIVTDSYVHSMMMAIIVAAHETTSLASTNMFKTLLTHRDAWEDVCADPSLIPNAVEECLRYAGSMVAWRRETTAAAQLGGVELPAGAKLLIVQASGNQDERHFEDGDRFDIYRDNAVEHLTFGYGSHQCLGKNIGRLEMRIFLEEMSRRLPHLRLAEQEFTYLPNTSFRGPNNLWVEWDPEHNPERANPALRRGSVHFPVGAPLRKEIARKVRVSAVRQEAGGVLGLTLEDVRGRPLPRWSAGAHGELCLGEYERKYSLCGRPDAPGYDVAILLEEQGRGGSRHIHEVVRPGTELKLRGPNNLFRLDESARSYVLIAGGIGITPILAMADRLKMLGRDYVIHYAGRSRASMAFLARLESDHGGRVRIYSKQEGERADLPAIVDSLAEGAQIYACGPARMIRALEDLCAELPGNTLHFEHFSAQGSGLDPEKESAFEVELMDSGLTVAVAADTTLLEAIRAVGIDLASDCCEGLCGSCEVSVLEGEIDHRDLVLTRAERAENRRMMACCSRAKSGGRIKLAL, from the coding sequence GTGACGATCGAGAACTCAACTCAAGCGCAGCCGACCCGGGGCGGATGCCCTGTCCGTCATTCCGAGGGCGCGTGTCCGGCGTCCGCGCTGGCCGCCGCCTTCGACCCCTTCGAGGGACCGTACCAGGTCGATCCGGCCGAAGCGCTGCGCTGGTCGCGCGATCAGCTGCCGGTTTTCTACAGTCCCAAACTCGGCTACTGGATCGTCAGCCGCTATGACGACATAAAGTCCGTGTTCCGTGACAACGTGCTGTATTCACCGCGCAATGCGCTGGAAAAGATCACCCCGGCGACGCCGGAGGCGATGAAGGTGCTGGCAAGCTACGGCTATGCGATGAACCGGACGCTGGTCAACGAGGACGAGCCCGCCCACATGGAGCGCCGCCGCGTCCTGCTCGACCACTTCCTGCCCGAGAACCTCGAGGCCAAGCAGGAGATGGTCCGGCGCCTGACACGGGAGAAGATCGACGGCTTCATCGACCGCGGCCGCGTCGACCTGGTCGAGGAAATGCTGTACGAAGTTCCGCTGACGATCGCGCTCCACTTTCTCGGCGTCCCCGAGGACGAGATCGAGCGCATGCGCAGCTTCGCGGTCGCACATGCGGTCAACACCTGGGGGCGGCCGACGCCGGAGCAGCAGGTCGAGGTCGCCCATGCGGTGGGCCGTTTCTGGCAATACGCCGGCGAAGTGATCGAAAAGATGCGCGCCGATCCGGACGGTGAGGGCTGGATGCACTACACCATCCGCAAGAACGCCGAGATTCCCGAGATCGTCACCGACAGCTATGTCCATTCGATGATGATGGCGATCATCGTCGCGGCGCACGAGACCACTTCGCTGGCCTCGACCAACATGTTCAAGACGCTGCTGACCCATCGTGACGCCTGGGAGGATGTCTGCGCCGATCCGTCGCTGATCCCCAACGCGGTCGAGGAATGCCTGCGCTACGCCGGCTCGATGGTCGCCTGGCGGCGCGAAACCACCGCTGCCGCGCAGCTGGGCGGCGTCGAGCTGCCCGCAGGGGCGAAGCTGCTGATCGTCCAGGCCTCGGGCAATCAGGACGAGCGCCACTTCGAAGACGGCGACCGGTTCGATATCTACCGCGACAACGCGGTCGAGCATCTGACTTTCGGCTATGGCAGCCACCAGTGCCTGGGCAAGAACATCGGCCGCCTGGAGATGCGCATCTTCCTCGAAGAGATGAGCCGCCGCCTGCCCCACCTCCGCCTCGCCGAGCAGGAGTTCACCTACCTGCCGAATACGTCGTTCCGCGGCCCCAACAACCTGTGGGTGGAATGGGACCCCGAGCACAATCCCGAGCGTGCCAACCCGGCGCTGCGCCGCGGAAGCGTCCATTTTCCCGTCGGCGCGCCGCTGCGCAAGGAGATCGCACGCAAGGTCCGGGTGAGCGCGGTCCGGCAGGAGGCTGGCGGTGTGCTCGGGCTGACCCTGGAAGATGTCAGGGGGCGTCCGCTGCCGCGCTGGAGCGCCGGAGCGCATGGCGAACTCTGCCTGGGCGAGTATGAGCGCAAGTATTCGCTGTGCGGGCGGCCCGACGCGCCCGGCTACGACGTCGCGATCCTTCTCGAAGAGCAGGGACGCGGCGGTTCCCGTCATATCCATGAAGTCGTGCGCCCGGGTACGGAACTGAAGTTGCGGGGGCCGAACAACTTGTTCCGTCTCGATGAAAGCGCCCGCAGCTACGTGCTGATTGCGGGCGGAATCGGGATTACGCCGATCCTGGCGATGGCGGACCGGCTGAAAATGCTCGGACGCGATTACGTGATCCATTACGCCGGTCGATCGCGCGCCTCGATGGCATTCCTCGCCCGGCTCGAATCCGATCACGGCGGCCGTGTCCGGATCTATTCAAAACAAGAGGGTGAGCGCGCCGATCTGCCCGCCATCGTCGATTCATTGGCCGAAGGCGCGCAGATCTATGCCTGCGGGCCGGCGCGGATGATCCGTGCGCTGGAAGACCTTTGCGCCGAATTGCCCGGCAATACGCTCCATTTCGAACATTTCTCCGCGCAAGGTTCCGGCCTCGATCCGGAAAAGGAGAGCGCCTTCGAGGTGGAATTGATGGATTCCGGCCTGACCGTAGCGGTTGCCGCCGATACGACGCTGCTCGAAGCGATCCGGGCGGTCGGCATCGACCTCGCCAGCGATTGCTGCGAGGGGCTGTGCGGAAGCTGCGAGGTGAGCGTGCTGGAGGGCGAGATCGATCACCGCGATCTGGTCCTGACCCGTGCCGAGCGGGCTGAAAACCGGCGCATGATGGCGTGTTGTTCCCGCGCCAAGAGTGGAGGGCGGATCAAGCTGGCGCTGTGA
- a CDS encoding TRAP transporter substrate-binding protein, protein MKSKRNALIGAALSAVMALGIASDAEARTKLKLSHYLPSVHGIHTDFIVPWTKQVAECSGGEVEFEVFPAGTQLGNVARQQEQVVAGVVDIAHGLHGIPRGRFPRTSLIDMPFLTDDAGAATHALWQLLPGVLAEEYKGLKVLALHAHNGGLLHTRGKKVETMEDMKGLRIRTPSPAVSDMLSFLGATPQGLPPGEVYENLQRGVLDGTVFPWDPVKSFGLNEVLSNHLDLGAYTVSFFFVMNERSYARLSPKARACIDQYSGDALVAKFDAWWDAWDKPGRDEAVAAGHVITELSDAERERWRKALQPMIDAYVQKVKNEGVANAEEIYRLMQEKIAAYKAAK, encoded by the coding sequence ATGAAATCGAAGCGTAATGCACTCATCGGTGCCGCACTGTCGGCGGTGATGGCGCTGGGCATCGCCAGCGACGCCGAAGCCCGGACCAAGTTGAAGCTCAGCCACTATCTGCCTTCGGTGCACGGCATCCATACCGATTTCATCGTGCCGTGGACCAAGCAGGTCGCGGAGTGCTCCGGCGGCGAAGTCGAGTTCGAGGTGTTTCCGGCCGGTACCCAGCTGGGGAACGTCGCCCGCCAGCAGGAGCAGGTCGTTGCCGGCGTGGTCGATATCGCCCACGGCCTGCACGGCATTCCGCGCGGCCGCTTTCCGCGGACCTCGCTGATCGACATGCCCTTCCTCACCGATGACGCCGGCGCCGCGACGCATGCGCTGTGGCAGCTGCTGCCCGGGGTATTGGCCGAAGAGTACAAGGGGCTGAAGGTCCTGGCGCTCCATGCGCATAACGGCGGCCTGCTCCACACCCGCGGGAAGAAGGTCGAGACCATGGAGGACATGAAGGGGCTGCGCATCCGCACGCCGAGCCCGGCGGTTTCGGACATGCTGTCTTTCCTCGGTGCGACGCCGCAGGGTCTGCCGCCCGGCGAAGTCTACGAGAACCTCCAGCGCGGTGTACTGGACGGCACCGTATTCCCCTGGGATCCGGTCAAGTCCTTCGGCCTGAACGAGGTGCTGAGTAACCACCTCGATCTCGGCGCCTACACCGTGTCGTTCTTCTTCGTCATGAACGAGCGTTCGTATGCGCGGCTCAGCCCCAAGGCGCGCGCCTGCATCGACCAGTACTCCGGGGACGCGCTGGTCGCCAAGTTCGACGCCTGGTGGGACGCCTGGGACAAGCCGGGCCGCGACGAAGCGGTTGCCGCCGGCCATGTGATCACCGAGCTGTCGGATGCCGAACGTGAGCGCTGGCGCAAGGCGCTGCAGCCGATGATCGATGCCTACGTCCAGAAAGTGAAGAACGAAGGCGTGGCCAATGCGGAGGAGATCTACCGGCTGATGCAGGAAAAGATCGCTGCGTACAAGGCGGCGAAGTAA
- a CDS encoding TRAP transporter small permease, translated as MTRVHSLARSLVSALAALGVAAYGGAALVTVADVIGRNFDLPVQGVVDLVQLLVVTGAWLVMPFAFMSGAHVGVDFVVKALPGALRVPLQLGAAGVALALVGLMLWYGFETFDVRSAYGDRSQQLGIPVAWYWYPLLVGLTLSLLGVVLEVLATLPKGTGNE; from the coding sequence GTGACTCGAGTGCATAGCCTCGCACGTTCCCTCGTGTCGGCCCTGGCCGCCTTGGGCGTCGCCGCATACGGCGGTGCCGCGCTGGTGACGGTGGCCGATGTGATTGGACGGAACTTCGACCTGCCCGTGCAAGGGGTGGTCGATCTGGTGCAGCTGCTCGTCGTCACCGGCGCCTGGCTGGTGATGCCATTCGCGTTCATGAGCGGCGCCCATGTCGGCGTGGACTTCGTGGTCAAGGCCCTGCCGGGCGCGCTCAGGGTTCCACTGCAGCTTGGCGCTGCGGGGGTCGCGTTGGCGCTGGTGGGCTTGATGCTTTGGTACGGCTTCGAGACCTTCGACGTCCGCTCGGCTTACGGCGACCGCTCGCAGCAGCTCGGCATTCCGGTGGCGTGGTACTGGTATCCGCTGCTCGTGGGGCTCACCCTGTCGCTGCTCGGGGTTGTGCTGGAGGTGCTTGCCACCTTACCGAAGGGGACCGGCAATGAGTGA
- a CDS encoding TRAP transporter large permease: MSDGFLGFAGFVAALGLIALGMPVAVAMGIIGVLGYWWLNGWAGTAYILGSSPFESIFPYSFSVIPLFVMMGVFASHAGLSRSLFNAINSFVGHRRGGLAVTTVGACAFFGAICGSSLATVATIGRVALPEMKRAGYDDSLATATVAAGGTLGVLIPPSVLLVIYGLLTQSSIGQLFIAALIPGILGAVLYALAIVVRVRQRPDLAPSSPRTGWTDRIRYLGQIWPVVVLFVTVIGGIYVGLFTPTEAAAVGAVGAFLLALSSGKLSARALRESVAETAALTGMIFFILIGAALFNFFLENTGLPQFLIGQIEASGLSPLAVMVLILVFYLILGCFMDSMSMILLTVPLLAPVALQLDYSLIWFGIVVVTVAEIGLITPPIGMNLFVVQAATRGVSSGTVVRGILPFIVADLLRLVLLLAFPVLVLWLPGAMS; the protein is encoded by the coding sequence ATGAGTGATGGATTTCTCGGCTTCGCAGGTTTCGTCGCCGCGCTTGGATTGATCGCGCTCGGCATGCCGGTCGCCGTCGCCATGGGAATCATCGGCGTACTCGGCTACTGGTGGCTGAACGGCTGGGCGGGCACCGCCTATATCCTCGGTTCGAGCCCCTTCGAGTCGATCTTTCCTTATTCCTTCAGCGTCATTCCGCTGTTCGTGATGATGGGTGTCTTTGCCTCCCATGCAGGTTTGTCGCGCTCGCTGTTCAACGCGATCAACAGCTTCGTCGGCCATCGACGGGGCGGGCTGGCGGTGACTACGGTCGGCGCCTGCGCCTTTTTCGGGGCGATCTGCGGCAGCTCGCTGGCCACGGTGGCGACCATCGGCCGGGTCGCATTGCCCGAGATGAAACGCGCCGGTTACGACGACTCCCTGGCCACGGCCACGGTTGCCGCCGGCGGCACGCTGGGCGTGCTCATTCCGCCGTCGGTATTGCTGGTGATCTACGGCCTGCTGACGCAGAGTTCGATCGGGCAGCTGTTCATTGCCGCGCTGATTCCGGGAATCCTCGGTGCGGTTCTGTATGCGCTCGCGATCGTGGTCCGGGTGAGGCAGCGTCCCGATCTCGCCCCGTCCTCGCCACGCACGGGGTGGACCGACCGCATCCGTTATCTCGGGCAGATCTGGCCGGTGGTGGTGCTGTTCGTGACGGTGATCGGGGGCATCTATGTGGGGCTGTTCACGCCGACCGAAGCGGCTGCCGTGGGTGCGGTCGGCGCGTTCCTGCTGGCTCTGAGCTCGGGCAAGCTGAGCGCTCGGGCACTGCGTGAGTCGGTCGCCGAGACGGCTGCCTTGACCGGGATGATCTTCTTCATCCTGATCGGCGCGGCGCTGTTCAATTTCTTTCTCGAGAACACCGGGCTGCCCCAGTTTCTGATCGGCCAGATCGAGGCCTCCGGCCTCAGCCCGCTGGCCGTGATGGTGCTGATCCTGGTCTTTTACCTGATCCTGGGCTGCTTCATGGACTCCATGTCGATGATCCTGCTGACCGTGCCGCTGCTGGCGCCGGTCGCGCTGCAACTCGATTACAGCCTGATCTGGTTCGGGATCGTGGTCGTCACGGTGGCCGAGATCGGTCTGATCACCCCGCCGATCGGCATGAACCTTTTCGTCGTCCAGGCGGCGACGCGCGGCGTATCGTCCGGGACGGTGGTGCGTGGGATCCTGCCCTTCATCGTCGCGGACCTGTTGCGGCTGGTGCTGCTGCTCGCTTTCCCGGTCCTGGTCCTGTGGTTGCCGGGGGCAATGTCGTGA
- a CDS encoding hemerythrin domain-containing protein, producing MPTVSEKSSAGGGETPISDFSKCHMGILKELEAFSELPALLSAAERARRVAQRVVEMFGQAVIEHHAEEEEELFPAVLASALPGEELELVKQLVGRLVREHREAEAIWKRLAPAVKKAAKGQSVHIDFAEVEHLMRKYAEHASFEEAEFLPLSERILRRNANHMAALGLSLHMRHLPLHTRNI from the coding sequence ATGCCAACCGTGAGTGAAAAGAGTTCCGCCGGAGGGGGCGAGACCCCCATCTCCGATTTCTCCAAGTGCCATATGGGGATTCTCAAAGAGCTGGAGGCCTTCTCCGAACTGCCGGCGCTTTTGTCTGCGGCCGAGCGTGCCAGGCGGGTCGCGCAGCGGGTGGTGGAGATGTTCGGTCAGGCCGTGATCGAGCACCATGCCGAGGAGGAGGAGGAGCTCTTCCCCGCGGTGCTGGCGAGTGCCTTGCCCGGCGAGGAGCTTGAACTCGTCAAGCAGCTCGTCGGCCGGCTGGTACGGGAGCATCGCGAAGCGGAAGCGATCTGGAAGCGTCTCGCCCCCGCGGTCAAGAAAGCGGCCAAGGGCCAGAGCGTCCACATCGATTTCGCCGAAGTCGAGCACCTGATGCGCAAATATGCCGAGCATGCCTCCTTCGAGGAGGCGGAATTCCTCCCCCTGTCGGAGCGGATCCTCCGGCGCAATGCGAACCACATGGCTGCGCTGGGCCTCTCGCTGCACATGCGTCACCTGCCCTTACACACCCGCAACATCTGA
- a CDS encoding chromate transporter: protein MSALPAADLTDLFLHFLMLSLLSIGGAMSTAPEMHRYFVAERGWLADADFTTAIALAQAAPGPNVLFVPVLGFQVAGVIGAAAALVGILLPSTLLSLGVSRWGASRRNTPGVRAFTAGLAPVTVGLVFATGWLLALPFVGEPEHRLGALALIGATALVTLKTRLAPMWMIAVGALAGALGWV from the coding sequence ATGAGCGCGCTGCCCGCGGCCGATCTCACCGACCTGTTCCTGCATTTCCTGATGCTGTCGCTGCTGTCGATCGGCGGCGCGATGTCGACCGCGCCGGAGATGCACCGCTATTTCGTCGCCGAGCGCGGCTGGCTGGCCGACGCCGACTTCACCACCGCAATCGCCCTCGCCCAGGCCGCACCGGGGCCGAACGTGCTGTTCGTGCCGGTGCTGGGCTTCCAGGTCGCCGGCGTGATCGGCGCTGCCGCCGCGCTGGTCGGCATCCTGCTGCCGTCGACCCTGCTCTCGCTCGGCGTCAGCCGCTGGGGCGCCAGCCGCCGCAACACCCCCGGCGTGCGCGCCTTCACCGCCGGGCTGGCGCCGGTGACGGTCGGCCTGGTGTTCGCCACCGGCTGGCTGCTCGCCCTGCCCTTCGTCGGCGAGCCGGAACACCGCCTCGGCGCCCTTGCCCTGATCGGCGCCACCGCCCTGGTCACGCTCAAAACCCGCCTCGCACCGATGTGGATGATCGCCGTCGGCGCGCTCGCAGGCGCGCTCGGCTGGGTGTAG
- a CDS encoding chromate transporter yields the protein MTSVPRVTPPPASAARSHPRSPGALFVAFTLLALQGFGGVLAVAQRELVDRRGWLSRDEFIEAYSLAQLLPGPNVVNLSLMVGDRFFGWRGALAAISGMLLAPLALVLAAAAGYQQLAGYPAVAGALRGMGAVAAGLILAMACKMLLTLRKNLMGPWLCALLGLTALIAVVVFRAPLAWIVIGLGLAGWSLARVCIMRQSGRPAAQPANAAASPGAGAERPGTGTATAGAAHRRSSPEAEQ from the coding sequence TTGACTTCCGTCCCCCGCGTCACGCCACCGCCCGCCTCCGCCGCCCGCAGCCATCCGCGTTCGCCAGGAGCGCTCTTCGTCGCTTTCACCCTCCTCGCCCTGCAGGGCTTCGGCGGCGTGCTCGCGGTGGCGCAGCGCGAGCTCGTCGACCGCCGCGGCTGGCTCAGCCGCGACGAGTTCATCGAAGCCTATTCACTCGCCCAGCTGCTGCCCGGGCCCAACGTCGTCAACCTGTCGCTGATGGTCGGCGACCGCTTCTTCGGCTGGCGCGGCGCACTCGCCGCCATCTCCGGGATGCTCCTCGCGCCGCTCGCGCTGGTGCTCGCCGCCGCCGCCGGCTACCAGCAGCTGGCGGGCTATCCGGCGGTGGCGGGCGCGCTGCGCGGCATGGGTGCGGTGGCTGCGGGGCTGATCCTGGCGATGGCGTGCAAGATGCTGCTGACCCTGCGCAAGAACCTGATGGGGCCGTGGCTGTGCGCCCTGCTCGGGCTCACCGCGCTGATCGCGGTGGTCGTGTTCCGCGCGCCGCTGGCATGGATCGTGATCGGCCTCGGCCTCGCCGGCTGGAGCCTGGCGCGTGTCTGCATCATGCGCCAAAGCGGACGCCCGGCAGCACAACCCGCCAACGCGGCAGCCTCGCCCGGAGCCGGAGCGGAGCGCCCGGGGACAGGGACGGCGACCGCAGGCGCTGCGCATCGCCGTTCCTCGCCCGAGGCCGAGCAATGA
- a CDS encoding alpha/beta fold hydrolase gives MRHTISTTEQLDIRGLQYTVRRWGAADAPRLFLLHGWMDSSATFQFVVEALRHDWQVIAHDWRGFGGSTWLGRPYWFPDYYADLDALLAHYAPGEPVRLAGHSMGGNVAGIYAGLYPERVSQVAMLDFLGLRRPPDAEAPVLLQNWIASQAEPPRLRVYPDHAALARRLCAANARLTPERADFLARHVGRVRADGQVEMGCDPWHKLPSPFPYRVEDAMACWRRVRAPVLLLIGDEGFVVERFGDDPAELQRRAACFADVRQVTISGAGHNVQHDQPEQVAAALESFFLREPT, from the coding sequence ATGCGCCACACCATCTCCACCACCGAACAACTCGATATCCGCGGCCTGCAGTACACCGTCCGGCGCTGGGGCGCGGCCGATGCGCCGCGGCTGTTCCTGCTCCATGGCTGGATGGATTCGTCGGCGACCTTCCAGTTCGTGGTCGAGGCCCTGCGCCACGACTGGCAGGTGATCGCACACGACTGGCGCGGCTTCGGCGGCAGCACCTGGCTCGGGCGGCCGTACTGGTTTCCCGACTACTATGCCGACCTCGACGCGCTGCTGGCGCACTACGCGCCCGGCGAGCCGGTTCGCCTGGCCGGGCACAGCATGGGCGGCAACGTCGCCGGCATCTACGCCGGCCTGTACCCGGAACGGGTGAGCCAGGTGGCGATGCTCGATTTCCTCGGCCTCAGGCGCCCGCCCGACGCCGAAGCGCCGGTGTTGCTGCAGAACTGGATCGCGTCGCAGGCCGAGCCGCCGCGGCTGCGCGTCTATCCCGACCATGCCGCGCTCGCCCGCCGGCTGTGCGCGGCCAATGCACGGCTGACGCCGGAGCGGGCGGATTTCCTCGCCCGCCACGTCGGCCGCGTGCGCGCTGACGGCCAGGTCGAGATGGGCTGCGATCCGTGGCACAAGCTGCCTTCGCCCTTTCCCTACCGGGTCGAGGACGCGATGGCGTGCTGGCGTCGGGTGCGTGCACCGGTGCTGTTGCTGATCGGCGACGAAGGCTTCGTGGTGGAACGCTTCGGTGACGATCCGGCCGAACTGCAGCGGCGCGCGGCGTGTTTTGCCGACGTGCGCCAGGTCACGATCTCCGGCGCCGGGCACAACGTCCAGCACGACCAGCCCGAGCAGGTCGCGGCCGCGCTGGAGTCCTTCTTCCTCCGGGAGCCGACATGA